The Nitrospirales bacterium genome includes a window with the following:
- a CDS encoding DUF5069 domain-containing protein, which produces MQSPYPPESNDWIKPFTELYENAVQRFSTGIRQVDQLFSAEDIHVLSSIGATPQEMYDFIEDWHDDGEPDKDTVLRITAVRRQYFMTEQQGRPSSHTVSMNTLPPKSAALGGIRWLPRIIQKAQAKLRGEMPPELMYGCGGDRPFLKKHGIDPADFLRVVWDTNGDQQRILEFVQQRQAQYIP; this is translated from the coding sequence ATGCAAAGTCCTTATCCACCTGAATCGAACGACTGGATCAAACCGTTCACCGAGCTGTATGAAAACGCCGTCCAACGCTTCTCCACCGGCATCAGACAGGTCGATCAGCTCTTTTCTGCAGAAGACATTCATGTTCTCTCATCGATCGGCGCCACTCCTCAAGAAATGTATGACTTTATCGAAGACTGGCACGACGACGGTGAGCCCGACAAAGATACCGTTCTTCGCATCACGGCCGTTCGACGGCAGTACTTCATGACGGAACAACAAGGACGGCCTTCGTCTCATACTGTTTCGATGAACACACTGCCTCCCAAGAGCGCCGCATTAGGTGGAATCCGTTGGCTTCCACGAATCATACAAAAAGCCCAGGCCAAACTCCGCGGAGAAATGCCACCGGAACTCATGTATGGATGCGGTGGCGATCGTCCATTCTTGAAAAAACACGGGATTGATCCCGCGGATTTTTTGCGAGTGGTATGGGATACGAACGGTGATCAGCAACGAATTTTGGAGTTCGTGCAGCAGAGACAAGCGCAGTACATTCCGTAA
- the lysM gene encoding peptidoglycan-binding protein LysM has translation MGLFDFVKDIGEKIFGSGDEPAEKIKEHIESRNPGIKDLHVEFQEGKVSLSGNADSADAMEKAVLLAGNVKGVTDVAAGNVKAPAQTAKVEYYVIEKGDTLSAIAKKFLGNAMDYPKIFEANREVIKNPDLIYPGQKIRIPTG, from the coding sequence ATGGGACTGTTTGATTTCGTAAAAGACATCGGAGAAAAAATTTTCGGCAGCGGCGATGAACCGGCGGAGAAAATCAAGGAACATATCGAATCACGCAATCCCGGCATCAAGGATCTGCATGTCGAGTTCCAAGAAGGCAAAGTCAGCCTCTCCGGCAACGCGGACAGCGCCGATGCCATGGAAAAGGCCGTGCTGCTGGCAGGCAATGTCAAAGGGGTAACGGACGTCGCCGCGGGCAACGTGAAGGCGCCAGCCCAGACCGCCAAGGTTGAATATTATGTCATCGAGAAAGGTGATACCCTGTCAGCCATCGCCAAGAAATTTCTGGGCAATGCGATGGACTATCCCAAAATTTTCGAAGCCAATCGGGAGGTTATCAAGAATCCGGACTTGATATACCCAGGTCAGAAGATTCGCATTCCGACGGGATAG
- a CDS encoding DUF5069 domain-containing protein, with the protein MAMSKAFTTPKGSLISRTDVNRKGRPRNVFLPRVTRPSWATQFEDLTRRGLEQYLAGERKADSFLNQEDVSFLVSIGTSTQEIYDFLEDWYVYGEPSFETALRITEVRAEYFLYEQQGCRSTRVITPEELPVPTAEIGGFPWLPRIMAKAHAKLRGEMSPEIMYSCKEDRAFLRKVGTEPAQFLRVVWSADDDLDSIVEYVKISAQFQAGSDHHINC; encoded by the coding sequence ATGGCTATGTCAAAAGCGTTCACAACCCCAAAAGGGTCCCTGATTAGTCGAACTGATGTGAATCGAAAAGGACGTCCCCGCAATGTGTTTTTGCCCCGTGTCACGCGCCCCAGTTGGGCCACTCAATTCGAAGATTTGACCAGGCGGGGGTTGGAGCAATACCTTGCCGGAGAACGAAAGGCCGATTCTTTTTTGAATCAGGAGGATGTTTCGTTCTTAGTCTCTATCGGGACATCAACGCAAGAAATCTATGACTTCTTGGAAGATTGGTATGTCTATGGGGAGCCGTCCTTTGAAACCGCACTTCGCATCACCGAAGTGCGAGCCGAGTATTTCCTCTACGAACAGCAAGGTTGCCGGTCGACTCGTGTCATCACACCGGAGGAGTTGCCAGTGCCAACTGCGGAAATCGGTGGATTCCCCTGGCTTCCTCGGATTATGGCGAAAGCGCATGCTAAATTACGGGGCGAAATGTCTCCGGAAATTATGTATTCATGTAAAGAAGATCGGGCTTTTTTGAGAAAAGTGGGAACCGAGCCTGCTCAATTTTTACGAGTTGTATGGAGTGCGGACGATGATCTGGACTCCATCGTGGAATATGTTAAGATCTCTGCTCAATTCCAGGCCGGTTCTGATCATCACATAAACTGTTAA
- the ppk2 gene encoding polyphosphate kinase 2, whose protein sequence is MPSPKKLKAIPIRTATQSLSETDLTSLSSRQGLIQLLKSKNIDIKRALRILRYESQLRQLQIELVKLQRDVQLSGRRVAIIFEGRDAAGKGGAIRRFTEHLNPRSMKVVALPKPTEVEKGQWYFQRYANNLPNPGEIAFFDRSWYNRAVVEPVMQFCTQSQYEIFMQQVPEFEHMLYEDNIELIKFWFSISKDEQERRFKRRVTNPLKQWKISPVDDKAQGHWDLYTMYKKEMFSKTHTSYSPWIIVKANNKLKARLEAIRHVLNTLPYKGKSETKMNLHPDPSIVLRFHRKSKVID, encoded by the coding sequence ATGCCTAGTCCAAAGAAGCTCAAAGCCATACCCATCAGAACAGCGACGCAATCGTTATCAGAGACCGATCTCACCAGCCTGTCTTCACGACAGGGGCTGATCCAACTCCTCAAATCCAAAAACATCGATATCAAGCGTGCGTTACGAATCCTTCGTTATGAATCACAATTACGACAATTGCAAATCGAATTGGTCAAGTTACAGCGCGATGTCCAACTGAGCGGACGCCGGGTTGCGATTATTTTTGAAGGCCGTGATGCGGCCGGAAAAGGTGGGGCTATTCGACGATTTACCGAACACCTGAACCCGCGCTCCATGAAAGTGGTGGCCCTGCCGAAACCCACCGAAGTGGAAAAAGGCCAATGGTACTTCCAGCGCTACGCGAACAATCTTCCAAATCCAGGTGAAATCGCTTTCTTCGACCGAAGCTGGTATAACCGGGCTGTTGTCGAACCCGTCATGCAATTTTGCACGCAAAGTCAGTATGAGATCTTCATGCAGCAGGTTCCGGAATTCGAACATATGCTCTATGAGGACAACATCGAGCTCATCAAATTTTGGTTCTCCATATCGAAAGACGAACAGGAACGGCGGTTCAAGCGGCGTGTCACCAACCCCTTAAAACAATGGAAAATCAGCCCTGTTGACGATAAGGCCCAAGGGCATTGGGATCTCTATACCATGTACAAGAAAGAAATGTTCAGCAAGACCCACACCTCGTATTCCCCTTGGATCATCGTAAAAGCCAACAACAAATTGAAAGCAAGGCTGGAAGCGATTCGCCACGTCTTGAATACCCTCCCTTACAAGGGGAAAAGTGAGACGAAGATGAACCTCCACCCCGACCCCAGCATCGTGTTACGATTTCATCGGAAGAGCAAGGTCATTGATTAG
- a CDS encoding fatty acid desaturase has protein sequence MATTTLIPLSTRAFDFPTTFLFSLVAVGTMIGVPAYAYFYDYNVVDWVMFVVMYIASGLGITVGYHRLVTHRSFTCPDWVKAMLLIGGGWALENSALKWARDHIRHHSRCDQEEDPYNAKRGFWFSHCAWLFWRDPHRNRPFPARLVKDRVVMWQHRYYVPIVLSGLLLPFLVGLAVNGWMGGVSCFLLAGVGRMFFVLNSTFCINSVCHLWGNQPHGKSDSSRDSWLISLVTFGEGYHNYHHMYPSDYRNGLKWYNFDPSKWLIYGLSMVGLASSLYRSSPKTD, from the coding sequence ATGGCCACGACGACGTTAATCCCGCTAAGCACACGCGCGTTCGATTTTCCAACCACATTTCTGTTTAGCCTGGTCGCTGTTGGAACGATGATCGGTGTTCCAGCTTATGCCTATTTTTACGACTACAACGTGGTCGATTGGGTGATGTTTGTCGTGATGTATATCGCGAGCGGGTTGGGGATCACCGTCGGGTATCATCGACTGGTCACACATCGAAGTTTTACATGTCCGGATTGGGTGAAAGCGATGTTGTTGATCGGTGGAGGATGGGCTCTGGAAAATTCTGCCCTGAAATGGGCTCGCGATCACATTCGGCACCATTCCCGTTGTGATCAGGAAGAAGATCCATATAATGCCAAACGGGGGTTCTGGTTTAGCCATTGTGCGTGGCTCTTCTGGCGTGACCCCCATCGTAACCGGCCATTTCCAGCACGCCTGGTGAAGGATCGCGTGGTCATGTGGCAGCATCGGTACTATGTTCCCATTGTCTTATCCGGTCTACTCTTACCGTTTCTCGTGGGATTGGCGGTCAATGGGTGGATGGGAGGCGTAAGCTGTTTTCTGTTGGCTGGCGTCGGGCGAATGTTTTTCGTGCTGAACTCGACATTTTGTATTAATTCCGTCTGTCATCTATGGGGAAATCAACCCCACGGCAAATCCGATTCTAGTCGAGATAGTTGGCTGATTTCACTCGTGACGTTTGGAGAGGGCTACCATAACTACCATCACATGTATCCGAGTGATTATCGCAATGGTCTGAAGTGGTATAATTTCGATCCTTCCAAATGGCTGATCTATGGCTTATCGATGGTAGGGCTTGCCTCGTCCTTGTACCGATCTTCCCCAAAAACCGACTAG
- a CDS encoding GNAT family N-acetyltransferase — MFDIFRLRVDVFVVEQQCAYPEVEPSDCDVETRHLTGYDDAGSLIAYARLLPPRPDSSNARLGRVVVRQEVRRRGIGHQLVRRALNEIQHCWGNVPIEISAQEYLGKFYQGYGFVRVSDVYLDHGVPHVDMLKNV; from the coding sequence GTGTTTGATATTTTTCGCTTGCGCGTGGATGTGTTCGTAGTGGAACAGCAATGTGCCTATCCGGAAGTCGAACCGTCCGATTGTGATGTTGAGACCCGGCATTTGACTGGATATGATGATGCTGGCTCTTTGATCGCGTACGCTCGGCTCTTGCCTCCTCGGCCCGACAGTTCGAATGCGAGGCTCGGGAGAGTCGTGGTGCGGCAAGAGGTGCGGAGACGAGGAATCGGTCATCAACTCGTGCGTCGGGCTTTGAACGAAATACAGCACTGTTGGGGAAATGTCCCGATTGAGATTTCTGCGCAAGAATACCTTGGGAAATTCTACCAGGGTTATGGATTTGTGCGAGTATCAGATGTCTATCTTGATCATGGTGTTCCACATGTTGACATGCTGAAGAACGTCTAA
- a CDS encoding TetR/AcrR family transcriptional regulator — protein sequence MPRHSKREQLIQTALNLFTKYGIHATGIDTIVEKAGVTKKTLYAHFRSKEELILAVLRHYDGKARNDFMRAVESGGKSPRTKLLAIFDAAQLWFQQKHFYGCLFINTIGEYSENDTPIRHICQEYKKLVKGYIQELCQKAGASNPQALAEELAILLEGATVTAQVSQNPKAAQIAKRAAKTLIDQAISPCSP from the coding sequence ATGCCACGACATTCAAAACGAGAGCAACTCATCCAAACCGCACTGAATCTATTCACGAAATACGGGATTCATGCCACAGGAATCGATACGATCGTGGAAAAGGCCGGAGTCACGAAGAAAACCCTGTATGCGCATTTTCGATCGAAGGAAGAACTCATCCTCGCCGTACTGCGTCATTATGACGGAAAGGCTCGAAATGATTTTATGCGAGCAGTCGAGAGTGGAGGAAAGTCACCGCGAACGAAGCTACTGGCTATCTTTGATGCGGCGCAACTCTGGTTTCAGCAAAAGCACTTTTACGGATGTCTCTTCATCAATACGATTGGAGAGTATTCAGAAAACGACACTCCCATCCGCCACATCTGCCAGGAATACAAGAAACTGGTCAAAGGGTACATCCAAGAGCTCTGTCAAAAGGCAGGAGCCAGCAATCCACAAGCCTTAGCTGAGGAACTCGCCATACTCCTCGAAGGCGCGACCGTGACGGCTCAAGTCTCACAAAACCCTAAAGCCGCTCAGATTGCCAAACGTGCAGCCAAGACTCTGATTGACCAGGCGATTTCGCCATGCTCCCCATAA
- a CDS encoding cytochrome P460 family protein, with translation MMNRATIVCAVLALVGLSVVGVAVAEKKTGFAPNVDGQTGNIRVPDDYTLWPALGTWSHAKVEGKPGIQEHHVVYTQPETIQYYQKKGRFPDGAVLVKELLHAETMSMTTGPAVGHATTIKGWFVLVRDTEGRFQSSSLWGDGWGWSFFNADDPEKTASTNYKIDCVPCHTPAKELAPKNAQKDDKWIYTLGYPVLQK, from the coding sequence ATGATGAATCGTGCAACGATTGTCTGTGCTGTTTTGGCTCTGGTGGGTCTGAGCGTCGTAGGAGTGGCTGTGGCAGAAAAGAAAACAGGGTTCGCCCCCAATGTGGATGGACAAACCGGAAACATTCGCGTCCCCGACGATTACACCTTGTGGCCGGCCCTCGGCACCTGGTCTCATGCCAAGGTGGAGGGGAAGCCGGGAATCCAGGAACATCATGTGGTGTACACGCAGCCCGAAACGATTCAGTATTATCAAAAGAAGGGCAGGTTTCCAGATGGAGCGGTCCTCGTCAAAGAGCTATTACACGCGGAAACGATGTCGATGACCACGGGGCCGGCTGTGGGTCACGCAACGACGATCAAAGGCTGGTTTGTGCTGGTGAGAGATACCGAAGGACGCTTTCAGTCATCCAGCTTATGGGGAGATGGATGGGGCTGGTCGTTCTTTAATGCGGACGATCCTGAAAAGACGGCCTCAACCAATTATAAAATCGATTGCGTGCCGTGCCATACCCCTGCCAAAGAGTTAGCTCCGAAGAATGCCCAAAAAGATGACAAATGGATTTATACGCTTGGGTATCCGGTGCTGCAGAAATGA
- a CDS encoding TetR/AcrR family transcriptional regulator has translation MPITKVNEDELLDRLTCVFRTHGFEGASLSIISKATGLQRASLYHRFPGGKEEMAKAVLDRAWTWLKERALTPLLGPGKPEARIRTMADRIREFFHGGQQSCLLDSLSFGSDETPIRQHVQQGMGAWVEAIAKVAREAGVPQKKAHQQAQDAIIRIQGSLVMARVLKDFGPFERTLSELPGIVLGGKYAKGGSR, from the coding sequence ATGCCGATCACCAAGGTCAACGAAGACGAATTGCTGGACCGCCTTACCTGCGTGTTCCGAACTCATGGGTTTGAAGGAGCGAGTTTGAGCATTATTTCCAAAGCCACCGGCCTTCAGCGTGCCAGTCTGTATCATCGATTTCCCGGAGGAAAAGAAGAAATGGCCAAGGCCGTGTTGGACCGGGCGTGGACGTGGTTGAAGGAGCGAGCGCTGACTCCGTTGTTAGGTCCGGGGAAGCCGGAAGCACGTATCCGCACGATGGCTGATAGAATTCGAGAATTTTTTCACGGTGGGCAGCAGAGTTGCCTATTGGATTCCCTCTCATTTGGCTCTGATGAAACCCCTATTCGCCAGCATGTGCAGCAGGGAATGGGGGCATGGGTAGAAGCTATTGCCAAGGTGGCGCGTGAAGCTGGCGTTCCCCAGAAGAAAGCTCACCAGCAAGCACAAGATGCCATCATTCGTATTCAAGGTTCGTTAGTGATGGCCCGGGTGTTGAAGGATTTCGGTCCGTTCGAACGGACTTTGTCGGAACTTCCCGGTATCGTCTTGGGCGGAAAGTATGCGAAAGGCGGCTCGCGATAA
- a CDS encoding zinc-dependent alcohol dehydrogenase family protein yields the protein MEQNTPMNAYVVRDYGPDARFEQTQIPKPVVQPGHLLIQVKATSLNPVDWKIRTLGLPFAPDLPAVLHGDVAGIVTEVGEGVPNFHVGDEVYGCAGGVKGQGGALADYMLVDADLMALKPRTLGFPEAAALPLVSITAWEGLIDRARVQPGQRVLVHAAAGGVGHIAIQLAALHGATVYTTASNPEKGEIGRQLGAKAWANYNEETPEAYTKRLTNGDGFDIVFDTIGGSNIDRAFKAAAHNGQVITIVSHSTHDLSLMHQRGLTLHVVFMLLPMLTGKGRPHHGEILQRLATWVDEGKLRPLIDANHFTLDEINAAHDYFAAGKHTGKIVIEHPN from the coding sequence ATGGAACAGAACACACCGATGAACGCGTACGTCGTACGAGACTACGGGCCAGACGCCCGGTTTGAGCAAACACAAATACCCAAACCTGTCGTTCAACCCGGGCATCTCCTCATACAAGTGAAGGCCACGAGCCTGAATCCCGTCGATTGGAAGATTCGTACACTCGGACTGCCCTTCGCTCCCGACCTGCCGGCGGTCCTGCATGGCGATGTCGCGGGGATCGTGACTGAGGTTGGCGAAGGCGTCCCGAACTTTCACGTCGGGGATGAAGTATATGGCTGCGCCGGAGGGGTCAAAGGACAGGGAGGAGCGCTTGCGGACTACATGCTCGTAGATGCTGATCTTATGGCTCTCAAACCCCGAACGCTTGGGTTCCCAGAAGCCGCCGCCCTCCCTCTTGTGAGTATCACGGCTTGGGAAGGACTGATCGATCGAGCCCGCGTGCAGCCTGGGCAACGAGTTCTTGTCCACGCCGCGGCGGGAGGAGTGGGACATATCGCCATTCAACTGGCCGCTCTTCATGGCGCCACGGTCTATACCACGGCGTCAAATCCGGAAAAAGGAGAGATCGGACGGCAACTCGGGGCCAAAGCATGGGCCAATTACAACGAGGAAACTCCAGAAGCCTATACCAAACGGCTCACAAATGGCGACGGGTTCGACATTGTCTTCGATACGATAGGAGGGTCGAACATCGATCGCGCCTTTAAAGCCGCCGCTCATAACGGGCAAGTCATCACGATTGTCTCACATAGCACCCATGACCTCTCGCTGATGCATCAACGTGGACTGACCCTCCATGTCGTCTTCATGCTGCTGCCCATGCTCACTGGAAAAGGACGACCCCATCATGGCGAGATCCTCCAGCGTCTCGCCACATGGGTTGATGAAGGCAAGCTCCGTCCCCTTATCGACGCCAACCATTTCACACTCGACGAGATCAACGCTGCACACGACTATTTCGCTGCGGGCAAGCATACCGGAAAAATCGTGATTGAACACCCGAACTAA
- a CDS encoding cupin domain-containing protein: MPSLPLGEISLETFLKEYWQKKPLLIRNALPNLELPVSADELAGLACEEFVESRLVIQDGVSERWELAHGPFTEETFRELPEAHWTLLVQAVDHWVPAAAQFLARFHFIPSWRIDDLMISYASDGGGVGPHYDNYDVFLVQASGRRRWEIGGRFDANSPRRPDTPVLILTDWEPECSWIVGPGDMLYVPPCIGHHGVAVGNDCMTCSVGFRAPSHGEILRGFADYVADALSEEKRYSDPGLVPQACPGSLTPEALEAVHRIVTDYAKDKTLLAEWFGRFITAPKYPEEEPTTPIYRIEGLQAHISTGGRLVRNEGSRFAFQEQGGELRLFVDGHCYPCPKSQSELVQALCAELMINPRKYLHSVPHLQLLVDLLNQGSLYLSD; the protein is encoded by the coding sequence ATGCCTTCGTTGCCCCTAGGTGAAATCTCTCTTGAAACGTTCCTGAAGGAGTATTGGCAGAAGAAACCGTTGTTGATTCGCAATGCCTTGCCAAACCTGGAATTGCCTGTCTCTGCCGATGAACTGGCGGGATTGGCCTGTGAAGAGTTCGTGGAGTCTCGGCTGGTGATTCAAGATGGCGTGAGTGAGCGATGGGAACTGGCCCATGGACCGTTCACCGAGGAGACTTTCCGGGAATTGCCGGAAGCTCATTGGACCTTGTTGGTGCAAGCCGTGGATCATTGGGTACCTGCTGCTGCCCAATTTCTCGCACGATTTCATTTTATTCCCAGTTGGCGTATCGATGACCTGATGATCAGTTATGCCAGTGATGGGGGAGGGGTAGGGCCGCACTACGACAACTACGATGTGTTTTTAGTGCAAGCAAGCGGGCGAAGGCGATGGGAGATTGGTGGCCGATTTGACGCGAATTCACCTCGTCGTCCTGATACGCCGGTGTTGATCCTGACCGATTGGGAGCCGGAGTGCAGTTGGATTGTAGGACCTGGCGACATGCTGTATGTCCCTCCCTGTATCGGTCATCATGGCGTTGCCGTGGGGAATGACTGTATGACCTGCTCGGTCGGTTTTCGCGCTCCATCCCACGGCGAAATTCTCCGGGGGTTTGCCGACTATGTGGCTGATGCACTCAGCGAGGAGAAGCGATATTCAGACCCGGGTCTCGTTCCTCAGGCTTGCCCCGGAAGCTTGACGCCGGAAGCTTTGGAGGCTGTCCATCGAATCGTGACAGACTATGCCAAAGACAAGACATTGCTCGCCGAGTGGTTTGGCCGGTTTATCACGGCTCCCAAATATCCAGAAGAAGAACCCACGACGCCGATTTATCGGATTGAAGGGTTACAAGCGCATATCTCTACGGGTGGTCGCTTGGTTCGCAATGAAGGATCGCGGTTTGCTTTTCAAGAGCAGGGGGGGGAATTAAGGTTGTTCGTCGATGGTCATTGTTACCCTTGTCCGAAAAGCCAGTCCGAGCTCGTTCAGGCCTTGTGCGCCGAGCTCATGATTAATCCTCGCAAATACCTGCATTCTGTCCCCCACCTGCAATTATTGGTCGATCTTCTCAATCAGGGAAGTCTCTATCTGTCTGATTGA
- a CDS encoding RNA-binding protein: MGSKIYVGGLPYSATEAEMEALFAEHGTVQSARVITDKFTGQSRGFGFVEMSSSEEAEAAIAALHSTEMGGRTLTVNEAKPMAPRTGGGFGGGNRGGGRGNRF; encoded by the coding sequence ATGGGTTCAAAAATTTACGTAGGTGGTTTGCCGTATTCCGCGACTGAAGCTGAGATGGAGGCCTTATTCGCAGAGCATGGAACCGTCCAGTCGGCTCGAGTGATTACCGACAAATTTACCGGTCAATCTCGTGGCTTTGGCTTCGTTGAAATGTCTTCTTCCGAAGAAGCCGAAGCGGCCATTGCCGCCCTGCATTCCACAGAAATGGGTGGGCGCACTCTTACCGTCAATGAAGCAAAACCGATGGCTCCGAGAACCGGTGGCGGATTTGGCGGAGGCAATCGAGGCGGAGGTCGAGGAAACCGATTCTAA
- the dapF gene encoding diaminopimelate epimerase: MKNQFFKGHGLGNDYIALDPATLTFKLTPRIIRRICDRHWGVGSDGILALHPGKKADFGLRIYNPDGTEAEKSGNGLRIFGCYLYATKKTKKRTFSVQTKGGLTQVHLGVNGHGFVGEATVEMGRASFQPIALPCTLRVPELIQQPVKAAGQSLRFMGVSVGNPHCVVFKEKGTSWTREDLLEIGPELENHTIFPKRTNVQLAVPTGPKSISILIWERGAGETQASGSSACAAASAAIRLGLVKSPVTVKAPGGNLEISIDPQFNITMKGPVAEVARGEFSKPFVQSL; this comes from the coding sequence ATGAAGAATCAATTTTTCAAAGGGCACGGGTTAGGGAATGACTACATCGCCCTTGACCCGGCGACATTAACATTTAAGCTCACCCCACGAATTATTCGAAGAATCTGTGATCGACATTGGGGAGTCGGCAGTGACGGGATTTTAGCCCTTCATCCCGGCAAGAAAGCGGATTTTGGCCTGCGAATCTACAATCCAGATGGAACAGAAGCGGAAAAATCAGGGAACGGGTTACGAATCTTCGGCTGCTATCTCTATGCGACGAAAAAAACCAAGAAACGCACATTCAGCGTACAGACCAAAGGAGGACTCACGCAGGTCCACCTGGGCGTCAACGGACATGGATTTGTGGGAGAGGCCACGGTCGAGATGGGGCGAGCCTCGTTTCAACCCATCGCCCTCCCTTGCACACTCCGCGTTCCAGAGCTCATTCAACAACCGGTCAAGGCGGCAGGCCAATCATTACGGTTTATGGGAGTCAGCGTCGGTAACCCCCATTGCGTTGTGTTTAAAGAAAAAGGCACAAGCTGGACGCGAGAAGATCTGCTGGAAATCGGACCGGAGCTCGAAAATCATACCATCTTTCCCAAGCGGACGAATGTTCAGTTGGCAGTTCCGACCGGACCAAAATCCATATCCATTTTGATCTGGGAACGGGGAGCAGGTGAAACGCAAGCTTCCGGGTCTTCGGCCTGCGCAGCGGCCAGCGCCGCGATTCGACTCGGCCTCGTCAAAAGCCCCGTAACGGTAAAAGCGCCGGGCGGCAATCTGGAAATTTCGATTGACCCTCAATTCAACATCACGATGAAGGGGCCGGTGGCAGAAGTCGCGCGAGGAGAGTTCAGCAAACCGTTCGTACAGTCACTGTAA
- a CDS encoding M48 family metallopeptidase — MPFGGLGRERFPQQRRPRMSLKMRLIPIILFACYGLYYYVSNQETVPITGRSQLVDINREQEMALGLQSYQQILSESQVVPQGEVVDLVRGIGRKLAQAAGDVDPGFQWEFNVIQSQQANAFALPGGKTAVYTGLLPVAKNADGLAIVMGHEIAHAIARHGAERMAHQKLMQIGSMAASVALGDLDYNTQRMVLGALGVGAQYGIMLPFSRDHESEADYMGLLFVARACFDPTEAPKLWERMGQMSQGKQPSEFMSTHPSHTTRIRQFQEWMPEALEVRRQHCQTSHTSAS; from the coding sequence ATGCCATTCGGTGGGTTAGGGCGGGAACGCTTTCCGCAGCAGCGCCGGCCTCGCATGAGTCTCAAGATGCGGCTGATTCCGATCATCTTGTTTGCCTGCTATGGCCTGTATTATTACGTATCGAACCAGGAAACCGTCCCGATTACCGGACGCTCTCAACTCGTCGACATCAACCGTGAACAGGAGATGGCCCTCGGGCTTCAGTCCTACCAACAAATTCTCAGTGAGTCTCAAGTCGTTCCACAGGGTGAAGTGGTGGATTTGGTCCGTGGGATTGGCCGAAAACTGGCTCAGGCCGCCGGTGATGTCGATCCGGGGTTTCAATGGGAATTCAACGTGATTCAATCCCAGCAAGCTAACGCCTTTGCGCTGCCGGGAGGCAAGACCGCCGTCTACACGGGCTTGCTTCCCGTGGCCAAAAATGCCGATGGATTAGCGATTGTGATGGGGCATGAAATTGCTCATGCCATTGCCCGGCACGGCGCCGAACGCATGGCCCATCAAAAACTCATGCAGATCGGGTCGATGGCTGCCAGCGTCGCCCTTGGGGACCTGGACTACAATACGCAACGGATGGTCCTGGGAGCGCTTGGGGTCGGCGCGCAATATGGCATCATGCTGCCCTTTTCCCGCGATCATGAGTCGGAAGCCGATTATATGGGCCTCTTATTCGTCGCACGCGCCTGTTTCGACCCGACTGAAGCGCCAAAACTCTGGGAGCGGATGGGACAGATGAGCCAAGGCAAACAACCGTCAGAATTCATGTCCACCCATCCCAGTCATACCACGAGAATCCGGCAATTCCAGGAATGGATGCCCGAAGCGCTCGAAGTGCGGCGGCAACATTGCCAAACATCACACACAAGCGCATCCTAG